AGTAACGCTGAAACTGATCCGGACGAAGAGAAGATCAATCACCGCATCCCTCACAGATTCCAGGCCTTCTCAAACATGACAGCCAACTGGTGTTGCCACTGCGGTTACATTTTGCCTTTTGGCAAGAAGAACTGCAGGAAATGTGCGGGTAAGTTTGCGAGAAGTACCAAACGGGCAAACTAAAGACAAAGCTGACTTTTGAATAGAATGTGGCCTCACAGCACACGCGGCATGCGTACACCTTGTTCCTGACTTCTGTGGAATGTCAATGGCCGTGGCGAACCAGATTTTGGAGGGTATCAAGTCTACTAGAATGATCTCCAAGAATAAGACTTCCACGTCTTTGAGCGATCGGACACTGCGGCAGAAGCCGACAAGCCCAACTAGCACTATCGGCTCTCCTCATAGTGGAGGCCAGCCGTATGCTGGAGGGTCACCGGAGGCAACTGAGGCTGCCAAGTTGATGtaccaacagcagcagcagcagtctCCGCCTGGCCAGCGACCAATGCACCCTGATCGCACTTCTTCAAGcacggcagcggcggcggcagcgacgGCGGCGATGAGCGGATCAATGGCTTCACAGCAAAAGCCTCAGTCTCAGGACTACTCAAGTTACGGTGGACGGCCTGGTTACCCGGCTCAGGCAGAGCAACCAGACTCGTACAACAGCGGCGGACCCAAGTACAACCCGGCAGACTACGCTCAAGTCAACCAGCAAGCTGGATACGGCCAACATCCTCCTGCgcaacagcaacaacagcagcGACCTGTTCAGCAGCAGCcgccgcagcagcaacagcctcCCCCTCAGCAGTACCAGCAGCCTCCCCAACAGCAAATGTACCAGCAGTCGCCCGTCTCCTCGCCTAAGCTACAGGAGCCACCTCAAATCTCACCCATTGCATCAACTGGGGGTGTTCCTAGCTCTGGCGCTGGACGTAAGCCGTTGCCTTCCGCCACCGATCCTGGAACTGGTCAACGTATCGGCCTCGACCATTTCAACTTCCTGGCTGTGCTTGGCAAGGGTAACTTCGGAAAGGTCATGCTTGCGGAAACGAAGCGATCCAAGAGGCTTTATGCTATCAAGGTGTTGAAGAAGGAGTTCATCATTGAGAATGACGAAGTGGAGAGCATTCGCTCCGAGAAGAGAGTATTCCTTATCGCCAACCGGGAGAGGCACCCATTCTTGACCAACCTTCACGCATGTTTCCAGACTGAGACCCGTGTGTACTTCGTTATGGAGTACATTAGCGGTGGTGATCTCATGCTGCACATTCAGCGAGGCCAGTTTGGTACTAAGCGAGCGCAGTACGTAACCCCTCGTCCATTTTCGCCAAGACATTGACTGACCAAATCCTAGGTTCTACGCCGCCGAGGTTTGCTTGGCGCTCAAGTACTTCCACGAGAACGGTGTCATCTACCGTGATCTGAAGCTTGACAACATCCTTTTGACCTTGGACGGACACATCAAGATTGCTGATTACGGTCTTTGCAAAGAAGACATGTGGTTCGGCTCGACTACTAGCACCTTCTGCGGCACTCCAGAGTTTATGGCACCCGAGGTATATTGATTCACCTTCCTTTACAAGACTCCCGCTGACTGTTGGTCCAGATCTTACTCGACAAGAAGTACGGCCGTGCCGTTGATTGGTGGGCATTTGGTGTCTTGATATACCAGATGCTTCTCCAGCAATCACCCTTCCGAGgagaggacgaggacgaaaTTTACGATGCCATTCTTGCTGACGAGCCTCTGTACCCCATCCACATGCCCAGAGACTCCGTATCGATCCTTCAGAAGCTCCTGACCAGAGAGCCCGACCAGCGTCTTGGAAGCGGTCCCACGGACGCGCAGGAGATCATGAACCAACCGTTCTTTAGGAACATCAACTGGGATGATATCTACCACAAGCGCGTTGCGCCGCCTTTCATGCCGCAGATTAAGAGCGCGACCGATACCAGCAACTTCGATTCTGAGTTCACAAGCGTTACACCTGTCCTGACCCCTGTCCAATCAGGTATGTATATCTTCGTTGTCATCACGGATATATCAGCAGCTAACCAGACTATAGTCTTGTCGCAAGCCATGCAAGAAGAGTTCCGTGGTTTCTCTTACACTGCCGACTTTGACTAGAGTCATGATGGAAACTAGATTGAAAATGAGCCCTGGATGTTGCTGGATCCTTTCAGTGACGTCTTCGATGCGGGTGAGAAGGAGGGAGAATGCCGAGCAGGTACAGCGTGGATAAGCGCCAGCTCTATGTGTGCCATATAGGCATGTCCAGCACGAGCGATGCTTGTTGATGCTGCGTGAAGACGCTGCGCGTCGTCGGGGGTTGTGACGATAAACCGCAGGCGGAAAAAACGAAGTGACGGGCGAACACGATATATGAAGCAAAAAGTAGTATGGCCCCGACTGTTCACCAGTGAACATTGGAAAAAGGGGCCAAGTCGGCGGAACCGTGACTAGAGGTATATCAGCGAGGTTTTGCGCCACCCCTGCCGCAGCTTCTTTAATAGACGGAACATTCAGCGGATGACAAGATTGCTCGCCCCGTGTGTCCCGAGGATCGATGTGGTTGTTTTTTGTGCCAATATCGAAGAGGATGTTTCCCCCATGCTCTCTCTATATGGTATCATATTGTACAGATGTATTTACAATCACGTTCTAGTGGTGATGTGATGTTCTTTCTCTCTTCATGTCCTCCTCACCAGCAGCAATGCCAGAGCTGCCGCGAACGTCGCCCCAGCGGCAGCGCCCTCGAGAGCCAAGATGGACGCATCGCGCATGCGGAGATCGATGCGGCGCTCGCTGTACAAATCGGCGATTTTCGCCTTTAGGAGCTCCGGGTCGGCGAGGAGCTCGCGCCATGATTCGCGCCATGATTTCGCCTCGGGGACCTGCGTCTCCAAGACCTCGAGCGCACTCGCGACCTCGCGCTCCATCTCGTGCTGGACGGCCGGCTCCTCGACCTTGGCTGCCAGAAgctcctccgcctcctctGCTGATGTGGGTTCCGCCGCGGCCAGTGGCGTCTCTTCCTCTACTGCCACGACGGGTGTTGTCGTCGCCGCCGTTGTGGACGCCATGTACGCGGCTACATCATCGGCCGTGGCGGCATCCTCGTACGCCTCCCTCTGCGCCAACGCGGCCTTGAGCCCCGCCAGCTCGGCCGTCACGCCCTCGAGCAcggctttctcttcttcGACGACGCCGCGTACCAGGCGTCTGCGCTTCCACGGCTCCGCGACGAACTGTAAGACGATGAAGAGGAGCACGTTGACGCCCATCAGGCCCCATGTTCCCCAGGTCGACGCGCGCCGGATGCGGTCGGACCAGATCTGTTCCTCGTGGTAACGCTTCAGGATCCCCGCGTTGAGCTGCTGGCCCAGGGCTTGCTCTGCGTGTTCTGCGTCGGTCAGGGCTTCGGACGCGGCGGCGACTTCTTGTTCGAGGGAGTGGTCTTGGCGGTAGAGCTGGGTGAAGCGTTCGAGGTCGGTGGGCGACCACATTTCCTTGCGCGCGAGGAGGGTCGTGACTTCGCGCTGGGTCGTCGCGCGTTTGGCGTTTGTGGTTTTGTAGGTTGTCCGGGCGGTGCGGACGAGGTCTTGGGCCTGGGCGAGGCGGGTTTCGAGGAGGGCGTTTTGGCGTTTGATTTCTTCGATGGGGGCGTAGCCGGTCAGGGTGTTTAGGGTTGTCGAGGCGGTTAGGAGGCGGGTTTGGGCTGTGTCCATTAGGTGGGAGAGTTTTTCGGAGAGGGCTGGGGGGAGGGCGGTGTAGATTTTTGTTGCAGTGTCTGGGAGGGGGTCGTCGGGGGATTGGTTTTTGGGGGTGTCGGGTTtgggcgaggaggaggaggaggagctcgTGGTGGTGTCATTGTCTGGTgtcgaggacgaggacgaggacgaggacgaagatGAGTCGGGAGCTGTGGAGGAGCTTGAAGTGGCTGCATCCGAGCTCTGGGCCGACGGGTCGCTGCTTGTCGTCGAGGAGGTCGAGGTCGGAGAAGCTTGCTTTGGCTCTTCCTTCGGCGGCGGGGGGGCGAAGATCGGTGGCAGATCCGAGTAGAACCGTCGAGAGGGGggcggcgacgacgacgacaatgTGAGGTTATGGCGCGGAGGTGGCGGAGCCGCGAGGGTCCTCCATCGTGAGAGGTGTGCCGTTCCGAGGCGGGCGTGGACTAGGCGCGACGCCGGCCTGGCGATGGAGTGCATCCTCTCCCGTTGAAGGTTTGTCGGAATACGACGATGGTGGACAGAGTAAGCCGAGCTTCTCTGTTCCTTTCCTCGACGGTGAAAGAAAGGACGGGAGAGAAAGCGGCCCAATTGGCGGGTTTGGGGGATGGGCCGAGGGTGGTTCAGAACGCACGGGGAAGCCGGGTCGGCGGACGGAGGACGGGAGGGATTTTGGAGAGAGGTTCAAAAGTTTGGACGAGGAGTAAGGTAAGGCAAGGTGGTTAGCTGCGGTCTTCTGGGGCGGAGCCAGTGGGCTTTTTCGGGGCTGGACTCGGCATCGTGTTGAGCGCACCGGGCGGGTCTGGGCGCTGGTTTTCTGCCGGGAGAGGTTCGATTGGGGGTTTGGAGATGTTTCACCGCCTGCCGTTCAGGATGTAGAGGCTCCCGTCGGGCCGGTGCCGGGGTTGAAGGTGTGGGAAGTGGGGCGGTAGAAGGGCGAAGAAGACTGACGGCCCGGCATGTCTACCGAGCCGATTTGCACTGCTTTTGACTGAGGATCTGTTTAGCAATAGACTCATGACGAGTAACTTTTCAGATTGGCTTGGAATCAGCCTTTCATCCGACATAATTCGAGTTGACCATCATGATAGTCTAAGTGTTAGTCGAAGAACTCGTTTACATGACCTTGGCCGGTTTCTACGAAGAAGGCTCGTTGCTTCATGTTTGGTTTAGTACTTTGTAGATAAGCCTCGAGATAAAAGTGCAAGGCAAAGAAGAGTATTGAGATGAGATTGGGCGAGCTTTGACTACAAGTCCGGTctttctattactttttcttactctttttttactggACAATATCTGCCATTTAGCTCATTGACTAGAAATCATGCCTTATTCTGAAAGTATCCTTGAGGTTTCTGCACCACCCGCACGTGTCGTTACCCGCAACTAAGAATGGCCCTCGACTTGGAGACTAGCCCACCAAGTACTCGCCTACCTATAACGCACTGAAGCAACTGCTACATTTACCCGGGCAGAGGCCGCTAGAGATGCGCTGTAAGGCCAACCAATTGCAAAGCAATCTGCGCTCTCAGGGTCCATTGGTCGCGCGCTGACTCGTTGCAAGGCTCCGCCAAAGCGACAGTCGGATAAGAGGGGCGGATGTCGTCACTGGAGCGGGACTAATGGTAGATTTTCCCTCTTACTCGGGCAAGTTTACTAGACAGTGGAAAGTATTACCTAGTGTTGGGAACTTGGGAAGAGTCTCACTCGCTGTATTCCAGCTTGACTCAAGGATGGACCATAGTGGTAGTAAGAAAGACCAATAGGTACAGGCAGTAGGAGGCGCGGAGTATCTCGATTCGAAGCCTCCGGCTGGACATGTACCGTGCTGTTCCACGTTGAGCATTGATGGATTTTTCTCAATCTGCATGTAAGGTACTCGCGCATGCAAGGATCTGTAAACTGAACTAAATCTGTTGGTGACCCTCCGAGCCTTTTGGTTttacccctccccctccatcCAAATTTCCAGTTCCTCAAACCCTCCAAGACAggaacacacacacacacacacacacacacacttcTCGCCCACCCACGCACCCTACTGAGAAGCATTCACTTGTATTCTCACCATCCTTCCAAGAATCGCACTCTTTGACATTTGTCTACTACACCGACACATTCAAGACCATCAAAATGGGCTCCCACGTCAGCGAAACCCCGGCCCTGGCCACGAACCCAAACTTCATCTTCTTCACCGACTTTGACGGCACAATCACCCTCGAAGACTCCAACGACTTCCTCACAGACAACGTGGGCTACGGCTACGAGAACCGCCGCGCGGGCAacgtcctcgtcctcgagGGCAAGAAGCACTTCCGCGACAGCTTCCAGGAGATGATGGACTCGGTCAAGCTCCCCTTTGACCAGTGCATCGAGTACCTCAAGAAGAACGTCAAGCTCGACCCCGTCTTCAAGGAGTTCTACACCTGGTGCCGCGCCAACAACGTCCCCGTCGTGATTATCTCCGGCGGCATGCGGCCTATCATCCGCGCGCTGCTCGTGCAGTGGCTCGGCGAGGAGGAAGTCGATGGGCATATCCAGATTGTGAGCAACCAGGTTGCGCCGCGCGAGGGCAAGGCGAGTATCAACGAGGAAGGAGGGTGGCAGATTGTCTACCATGACGACAGCATCCACGGACACGACAAGTCGATTGAGCTGCGCAAGTACTCGTCGCTGCCCGAGCGGCCCGTCATGTTTTATGCTGGTGATGGTGTCTCTGATTTGTCTGCTGCGCGCGAGACGGATTTGTTGTTTGCCAAGCGCGATAAAGGTGAGACTCATTTTACCCCGCCCCCGCCATCGTTCATTCTGTTTGTTGCGACATCGGCTCTTCATGGGACGTCACTGACAGGATTGATAGATCTCGTCGCCTACTGCGAAAAGGAGGGCATCTCCTTCGTCACCTTTAACGACTTCTCCGATATCCTGTCCACGGTTAAGCAGATTGTTGAGGGCAAGCTCAGCGTCAAGGACGCCGCGCGGGGACGTATCCACTAGATAACGAACGAAACTCGGATCGAGGGACATATACCGAAATACAAGAGGTATTTCTAGATAGGAAGAGAACAGAGGCGGTATAGATACCAATAAAGCAAGGACGGGAGAACAGGGATCTTCCTTTTCTGATACTAGATTTAGACATAGACTGGGTCTACGGGATATACAATGAGCAATGCCACAATATTGCGTTTGATTATGTTTCATATATGTACAGCTTTTATGATATTGACGCAATGCCAGTATGTATCAAAGATCCCCAATCAGGATTGAATTCATACTCCTACTCATCCAGTCTATCATCAAACCCAATTTCCAAAGTACTTGGAAGCCTGGGATCTTTCCTGCCATCCCAGCCATATAATTGGTGGTATTTGGCCAGACACTCTTAGTTTTTGGTCGTTGGGATCTACCCCATTTACCACGACTTCTGTGAAGCATTCATACGCTCCTCTTCCTGTCATGCGGCACACCGTACCACGAAGCCATCATCAAGGCAAACAGCCCAATCGCAATCGGATGCAATACCCAAGGCCCAGCAGCCTGCGCAACCATACCCGTGGTGAACGGCGCCACCGCGCCCCCGGAGCTT
This is a stretch of genomic DNA from Colletotrichum lupini chromosome 10, complete sequence. It encodes these proteins:
- a CDS encoding She9/Mdm33 family protein produces the protein MHSIARPASRLVHARLGTAHLSRWRTLAAPPPPRHNLTLSSSSPPPSRRFYSDLPPIFAPPPPKEEPKQASPTSTSSTTSSDPSAQSSDAATSSSSTAPDSSSSSSSSSSSTPDNDTTTSSSSSSSPKPDTPKNQSPDDPLPDTATKIYTALPPALSEKLSHLMDTAQTRLLTASTTLNTLTGYAPIEEIKRQNALLETRLAQAQDLVRTARTTYKTTNAKRATTQREVTTLLARKEMWSPTDLERFTQLYRQDHSLEQEVAAASEALTDAEHAEQALGQQLNAGILKRYHEEQIWSDRIRRASTWGTWGLMGVNVLLFIVLQFVAEPWKRRRLVRGVVEEEKAVLEGVTAELAGLKAALAQREAYEDAATADDVAAYMASTTAATTTPVVAVEEETPLAAAEPTSAEEAEELLAAKVEEPAVQHEMEREVASALEVLETQVPEAKSWRESWRELLADPELLKAKIADLYSERRIDLRMRDASILALEGAAAGATFAAALALLLVRRT
- a CDS encoding 2,3-diketo-5-methylthio-1-phosphopentane phosphatase, encoding MGSHVSETPALATNPNFIFFTDFDGTITLEDSNDFLTDNVGYGYENRRAGNVLVLEGKKHFRDSFQEMMDSVKLPFDQCIEYLKKNVKLDPVFKEFYTWCRANNVPVVIISGGMRPIIRALLVQWLGEEEVDGHIQIVSNQVAPREGKASINEEGGWQIVYHDDSIHGHDKSIELRKYSSLPERPVMFYAGDGVSDLSAARETDLLFAKRDKGETHFTPPPPSFILFVATSALHGTSLTGLIDLVAYCEKEGISFVTFNDFSDILSTVKQIVEGKLSVKDAARGRIH